In Xiphophorus hellerii strain 12219 chromosome 4, Xiphophorus_hellerii-4.1, whole genome shotgun sequence, a single genomic region encodes these proteins:
- the gatm gene encoding glycine amidinotransferase, mitochondrial: MLRVRCLRGGSRGAEAAHLIGAMLGRSVAGWVQRTFQSTSSAAAAAQRQAAEEEPVTEPIHQECPVCSYNEWDPLEEVIVGRAENAHVPPFTVEVKANTYEKYWPFYQKHGGQSFPADHLKKAFAEIEEMCNILSHEGVVVKRPEPIDWSVEYKTPDFTSTGMYAAMPRDILMVVGNEIIEAPMAWRARFFEYRAYRPLIKEYFRKGAKWTTAPKPTMADDLYDQDYPIRTVEDRHKLAAQGKFVTTEHEPCFDAADFIRAGRDLFVQRSQVTNYMGIEWMRRHLAPDYKVHIISFKDPNPMHIDATFNIIGPGLVLSNPDRPCRQIDMFKKAGWTVVKPPTPLIPDDHPLWMSSKWLSMNVLMLDEKRVLVDANEGTIHKMFENLGIKTIKVNIRHANSLGGGFHCWTTDVRRRGNLESYFH; the protein is encoded by the exons ATGCTGCGAGTCAGATGTCTGAGAGGAGGTAGCAGGGGGGCCGAGGCTGCCCATCTGATCGGAGCCATG CTTGGCCGGTCAGTTGCAGGTTGGGTGCAGAGGACCTTCCAGAGCACTTcaagtgcagcagctgctgctcaacGCCAAGCAGCTGAAGAGGAACCTGTTACTGAGCCCATTCACCAGGAGTGTCCCGTCTGCAGCTACAATGAATGGGACCCTCTTGAGGAGGTGATCGTGGGGCGAGCCGAAAACGCCCACGTGCCTCCGTTTACTGTGGAAGTGAAA GCCAACACATACGAGAAGTACTGGCCCTTCTACCAGAAGCATGGGGGCCAGTCTTTTCCTGCGGACCACTTGAAAAAAGCCTTTGCTGAGATTGAAGAAATGTGCAATATCCTGAGTCACGAGGGCGTCGTTGTCAAGAGGCCAGAACCCATCGACTGGTCTGTCGAATACAAAACTCCAGACTTCACGTCCACAG GAATGTATGCTGCCATGCCAAGAGACATCCTCATGGTTGTCGGAAATGAAATTATAGAAGCTCCCATGGCCTGGAGGGCTCGGTTCTTTGAGTACCGTGCCTATAGGCCTCTGATCAAGGAGTACTTTAGAAAAGGTGCAAAGTGGACCACAGCTCCTAAGCCAACCATGGCTGATGACCTGTATGATCAG GACTACCCCATCCGCACTGTGGAGGACAGACACAAGCTGGCTGCCCAGGGGAAGTTTGTGACCACGGAGCATGAGCCCTGCTTCGATGCTGCTGACTTCATTCGAGCCGGGAGGGACCTTTTCGTCCAGAGGAGTCAG GTTACAAATTACATGGGAATCGAGTGGATGAGGCGCCATCTGGCCCCAGATTACAAGGTGCACATCATCTCATTCAAGGATCCCAACCCCATGCACATTGATGCCACTTTTAACATCATCGGCCCCGGATTGGTGTTGTCAAACCCTGATCGCCCATGTCGCCAG ATTGACATGTTCAAGAAAGCCGGCTGGACTGTTGTGAAACCACCGACACCTTTGATTCCTGATG ATCATCCACTGTGGATGTCGTCCAAATGGCTGTCCATGAATGTGCTGATGCTGGATGAGAAGCGTGTCTTGGTTGACGCCAATGAAGGCACaattcataaaatgtttgaaaacctcG GTATCAAGACCATAAAGGTGAACATTCGCCATGCCAACTCACTTGGCGGTGGCTTCCACTGCTGGACAACCGATGTCCGCCGCCGTGGTAACCTGGAGTCCTACTTCCACTAG